The following coding sequences are from one Rathayibacter sp. SW19 window:
- a CDS encoding IS1634 family transposase — protein sequence MAKNATAMHVAKVRTKAVNKAGEERVYESVLLRRSYREGAKVKHATLANLTALPDSAIEVLKASLAGKSLIVADDNLEVTRSLPHGHVAAVWAQAQALGLPALLGPAGKARDVVLGLIIARVCKPASKLATTRWWADTTLAEDLGITDVSTDEVYAAMDWLATRQEAIEKKLARKHLGEDANPDRLALFDLSSSWVTGTHCELAARGYSRDGKKALPQIEYGLLTDPAGRPVAIRVVPGNTADPTAFQQIAIEMKTTFGVNDMVMVGDRGMITSARIRQLKELGGLGWVTALRSVSIAGLIADGCVQQSLFDDTNLAEIQHPDYPGERLIACRNPALADKRAYKREQLLAATEADLTVIATAVTAGRLTKAGPIGVRVGKILGKHNMAKHFQLIIDDGLLTFTRNQHNIDAEAALDGIYVIRTSVPAEQMDTATVVGTYKSLAHVERDFRSIKSIDLDLRPIYHWTETRVRAHVFLCMLSAYLIWHLRNAWAPLTFTDENRPDPADPVAPAKRSTAARRKASTATTDTGEPAYSFTALLDHLATLTRNRIHIAGHDDEIGFELVATPTPIQRHAFELIGQTIPTTLK from the coding sequence GTGGCGAAGAACGCAACGGCGATGCATGTGGCCAAAGTGAGAACCAAGGCGGTCAACAAGGCTGGTGAGGAACGCGTCTACGAATCGGTGCTGCTGCGCCGCTCCTACCGGGAAGGCGCCAAGGTCAAACACGCGACGTTGGCGAACCTGACCGCGCTGCCGGACAGTGCGATCGAGGTCCTGAAGGCATCCCTGGCCGGCAAGAGTCTGATCGTCGCCGACGACAACCTGGAGGTGACCCGGTCCCTGCCGCACGGGCACGTCGCCGCCGTCTGGGCGCAAGCCCAGGCACTGGGGCTGCCGGCTCTGCTGGGCCCGGCGGGCAAGGCTCGGGACGTGGTGCTCGGTCTGATCATCGCCCGGGTCTGCAAACCGGCCTCGAAACTGGCCACGACCCGGTGGTGGGCCGACACCACCCTCGCCGAGGACCTCGGCATCACCGACGTCTCAACCGATGAGGTGTATGCGGCGATGGACTGGCTCGCGACCCGACAAGAAGCAATCGAGAAGAAACTCGCCCGCAAACACCTGGGCGAAGATGCCAACCCGGACCGGTTGGCGTTGTTCGACCTGTCCTCCTCCTGGGTCACCGGCACACACTGCGAGTTGGCGGCCCGCGGGTACTCCCGGGACGGGAAGAAGGCTCTGCCGCAGATCGAATACGGGCTGCTGACCGACCCCGCCGGCCGGCCCGTCGCGATCCGGGTCGTGCCCGGTAACACCGCCGACCCGACGGCGTTCCAGCAGATCGCCATCGAAATGAAGACGACGTTCGGTGTCAACGACATGGTCATGGTCGGCGACCGCGGCATGATCACCTCCGCCCGCATCCGGCAGCTGAAAGAGTTGGGCGGTCTCGGCTGGGTCACCGCACTGCGCTCCGTGTCGATCGCGGGCCTGATCGCGGACGGGTGCGTGCAACAATCCCTGTTCGATGACACCAACCTGGCCGAAATCCAACATCCCGACTATCCCGGCGAACGCCTGATCGCCTGCCGCAACCCTGCCCTGGCCGACAAACGCGCCTACAAACGTGAGCAGCTGCTGGCCGCGACCGAGGCTGACCTGACCGTCATCGCGACCGCCGTGACCGCGGGCCGACTCACCAAGGCCGGGCCGATCGGAGTCCGTGTCGGCAAAATCCTCGGCAAACACAACATGGCCAAACACTTCCAGCTCATCATCGACGACGGGCTGCTCACCTTCACCCGCAACCAACACAACATCGATGCCGAGGCGGCGTTGGACGGCATCTATGTGATCCGCACCAGTGTTCCGGCCGAGCAGATGGACACCGCCACCGTCGTCGGCACATACAAGTCGTTGGCGCACGTGGAACGCGACTTCCGCTCAATCAAGTCCATCGACCTGGACCTGCGGCCCATCTACCACTGGACAGAAACCCGAGTTCGCGCGCACGTGTTTCTGTGCATGCTGTCCGCCTACCTGATCTGGCACCTGAGGAACGCGTGGGCACCGCTGACCTTCACCGACGAGAACCGACCCGACCCGGCCGACCCCGTCGCACCCGCGAAACGCTCCACCGCCGCCCGCCGGAAAGCATCCACCGCCACCACCGACACCGGCGAGCCCGCCTACAGCTTCACCGCGTTGCTGGACCACCTCGCGACCCTAACCCGCAACCGGATCCACATCGCCGGCCACGACGACGAGATCGGCTTCGAACTGGTCGCCACCCCCACCCCGATCCAACGCCACGCGTTCGAGCTGATCGGCCAAACCATCCCTACCACGCTCAAGTAG
- a CDS encoding DUF6458 family protein gives MSIGTGIVLFVIGAILTFALNIQVAWIDLHLVGYIFMGAGVVVFIIGIILVSRHRRATTTSRSAVDPVDGARVTRSTSEIDDPPV, from the coding sequence ATGAGTATCGGAACTGGGATCGTCCTGTTCGTGATCGGCGCGATCCTGACTTTTGCCCTCAACATCCAGGTAGCGTGGATCGATCTGCACCTGGTCGGCTACATCTTCATGGGTGCCGGCGTCGTCGTTTTCATCATTGGCATAATCTTGGTGAGTCGTCACCGCAGAGCGACGACGACCTCCCGCTCTGCCGTCGATCCCGTCGACGGAGCGCGCGTTACCCGCAGCACCTCGGAAATCGATGACCCACCCGTATGA
- a CDS encoding DUF7882 family protein — protein MGYLIYANTAEYEIEDRTLSHVKVAVVAKLRRQESFLLSWGPTSSDGSGRISLWLSPSIPLQFRFSGSRAPELNPAWLQALAHSANGTRGMIVMTEKEAELYLNQATP, from the coding sequence ATGGGCTACCTCATTTACGCCAACACCGCGGAATATGAAATCGAAGATCGAACGCTCTCCCATGTGAAGGTCGCCGTCGTCGCCAAGCTGAGACGACAAGAGAGTTTCCTCCTGAGTTGGGGTCCGACCTCGTCAGACGGCTCCGGCCGCATCAGCCTGTGGCTTTCGCCGTCGATTCCGCTGCAGTTCCGATTCTCGGGCAGTCGAGCGCCCGAACTCAATCCTGCGTGGCTCCAGGCGCTTGCGCACTCGGCGAACGGCACCAGGGGGATGATCGTGATGACCGAGAAGGAGGCCGAACTCTATCTGAACCAGGCGACGCCGTGA